From one Neofelis nebulosa isolate mNeoNeb1 chromosome 4, mNeoNeb1.pri, whole genome shotgun sequence genomic stretch:
- the MFSD12 gene encoding major facilitator superfamily domain-containing protein 12 isoform X1, giving the protein MGPGPPAAGAGAPPRPLSLAARLSYAVGHFLNDLCASMWFTYLLLYLHSVRAYSSRGAGLLLLLGQVADGLCTPLVGYEADRAAGRCARCGPRKAWHLVGTVCVLLSFPFIFSPCLGCGAGTPEWAALLYYGPFIVIFQFGWAATQIAHLSLIPELVTNDHEKVELTALRYAFTVVANITVYGAAWLLLRLQGSPHTDVARDVRDQLGVQDVRVFQNLSLLVVGVGAIFSLLFHVGTREGRRPRAEEPDEHSPLLAPPTAQPLLLWKHWLREPAFYQVGLLYMSTRLIVNLSQTYIAMYLTYSLNLPKKFIATIPLVMYVSGFCSSFLMKPVNKCIGRNLTYFAGLLVILAFAAWVALADRLGVAVYVAAVLLGTGCATILVTSLAMTADLIGPHTHSGAFVYGAMSFSDKVANGLAVMAIQSLHPCSLELCCRACVGFYHWVMVAVTGGVGVAATLCLCSLLIWPIRLRSWDPGA; this is encoded by the exons ATGGGCCCGGGGCCCCCAGCAGCCGGAGCGGGGGCGCCCCCGCGGCCACTGTCCCTGGCCGCTCGGCTGAGCTACGCCGTGGGCCACTTCCTCAACGACCTGTGCGCGTCCATGTGGTTCACCTACCTGCTGCTCTACCTGCACTCGGTGCGCGCTTACAGCTCCCGCGGCGCgggcctgctgctgctgctcggCCAGGTGGCCGACGGGCTGTGTACGCCCCTCGTGGGCTACGAGGCCGACCGCGCCGCCGGCCGCTGCGCCCGCTGCGGCCCTCGGAAGGCTTGGCACCTGGTCG GCACCGTCTGTGTCCTGCTGTCCTTCCCCTTCATCTTCAGCCCGTGCCTGGGCTGCGGGGCGGGTACCCCGGAGTGGGCCGCCCTCCTCTACTACGGGCCCTTCATCGTGATCTTCCAGTTCGGCTGGGCCGCCACGCAGATCGCCCACCTCAGCCTCATCCCGGAGCTCGTCACCAACGACCACGAGAAGGTGGAGCTCACGGCCCTCAG GTACGCCTTCACCGTGGTGGCCAACATCACCGTGTACGgtgccgcctggctgctgctccGCCTGCAGGGCTCCCCGCACACGGACGTGGCCCGGGACGTCCGCGACCAGCTGGGCGTCCAAGACGTGCGGGTGTTCCAG AACCTGTCCCTGCTGGTGGTCGGAGTGGGAGCCATCTTCTCGCTGCTGTTCCACGTGGGCACGAGGGAAGGGCGCCGGCCGCGGGCGGAGGAGCCCGACGAGCACAGCCCGCTGCTGGCCCCGCCCACCGCCCAGCCCCTGCTGCTCTGGAAACACTGGCTGCGGGAGCCCGCCTTCTATCAG GTGGGCCTGCTGTACATGAGCACGAGGCTCATCGTGAACCTGTCCCAGACGTACATAGCCATGTACCTCACCTACTCGCTCAACCTGCCCAAG AAGTTCATCGCCACCATCCCGCTGGTGATGTACGTCAGCGGATTCTGCTCGTCCTTCCTCATGAAGCCGGTCAACAAGTGCATCGGGAGGAAC CTGACCTACTTCGCGGGCCTCCTGGTGATCCTGGCCTTCGCCGCCTGGGTGGCGCTGGCAGACAGGCTCGGCGTGGCCGTGTACGTAGCCGCCGTGCTGCTGGGCACGGGCTGTGCCACGATCCTCGTCACCTCGCTGGCCATGACGGCCGACCTCATCGGCCCCCACACG CACAGCGGAGCCTTCGTGTATGGTGCCATGAGCTTCTCGGATAAGGTGGCCAACGGGCTGGCGGTCATGGCCATCCAGAGCCTGCATCCCTGCTC CTTGGAGCTCTGCTGCCGGGCCTGCGTAGGCTTCTACCACTGGGTGATGGTGGCTGTGACTGGTGGCGTGGGCGTGGCCGCCACCCTCTGTCTGTGCAGTCTCCTGATCTGGCCCATCCGCCTGCGGAGCT GGGACCCCGGAGCCTAA
- the HMG20B gene encoding SWI/SNF-related matrix-associated actin-dependent regulator of chromatin subfamily E member 1-related gives MSHGSKQPGAAAAPAGGKAPGQHGGFVVAVKQERGEGPRAGEKGSHEEEPVKKRGWPKGKKRKKILPNGPKAPVTGYVRFLNERREQIRTRHPDLPFPEITKMLGAEWSKLQPAEKQRYLDEAEREKQQYMKELRAYQQSEAYKMCTEKLQEKKIKKEDSGSGLMNTLLNGHKGGDCDGFSTFDVPIFTEEFLDQNKAREAELRRLRKMNVAFEEQNAVLQRHTQSMSSARERLEQELALEERRTLALQQQLQAVRQALTASFASLPVPGTGETPTLGTLDFYMARLHGAIERDPAQHEKLIVRIKEILAQVASEHL, from the exons ATGTCCCACGGCTCCAAGCAGCCCGGCGCGGCCGCCGC GCCGGCGGGCGGCAAGGCTCCGGGACAGCACGGGGGCTTCGTGGTGGCTGTCAAGCAAGAGCGCGGCGAGGGCCCCCGGGCCGGCGAGAAGGGGTCCCACGAAGAGGAG CCGGTGAAGAAGCGCGGGTGGCCCAAGGGCAAGAAGCGAAAGAAGATACTGCCGAATGGGCCCAAGGCACCAGTCACCGGCTACGTGCGCTTCCTGAACGAGCGGCGCGAGCAGATCCGCACCCGCCACCCGGATCTGCCCTTTCCCGAGATCACCAAGATGCTGGGTGCCGAGTGGAGCAAGCTGCAGCCTGCAGAAAAGCAG cGGTACCTGGATGAGGCCGAGCGGGAGAAGCAGCAGTACATGAAGGAACTGCGCGCCTACCAGCAGTCAGAAGCCTACAAGATGTGCACGGAGAAGCTTCAGGAAAAGAAGATCAAGAAAG AAgactcgggctctgggctcatgaATACCCTCTTGAACGGACACAAG GGTGGGGACTGTGATGGCTTCTCCACCTTCGACGTCCCCATCTTCACCGAAGAGTTCTTGGACCAAAACAAAG CGCGGGAGGCAGAGCTGCGGCGCCTGCGCAAGATGAACGTGGCCTTCGAGGAGCAGAACGCCGTGCTGCAGAGGCACacgcagagcatgagcagcgcgCGCGAGCGCCTGGAGCAAGAGCTGGCGCTGGAGGAGCGGCGGACGCTGGCGCTGCAGCAGCAGCTCCAGGCCGTGCGCCAGGCGCTCACCGCCAGCTTCGCCTCGCTGCCTGTGCCGG GCACGGGCGAGACGCCCACTCTCGGCACCCTGGACTTCTACATGGCTCGGCTGCACGGCGCCATCGAGCGCGACCCCGCCCAGCACGAGAAGCTAATCGTCCGCATCAAGGAGATCCTGGCCCAGGTCGCCAG CGAGCACCTATGA
- the MFSD12 gene encoding major facilitator superfamily domain-containing protein 12 isoform X2 translates to MGPGPPAAGAGAPPRPLSLAARLSYAVGHFLNDLCASMWFTYLLLYLHSVRAYSSRGAGLLLLLGQVADGLCTPLVGYEADRAAGRCARCGPRKAWHLVGTVCVLLSFPFIFSPCLGCGAGTPEWAALLYYGPFIVIFQFGWAATQIAHLSLIPELVTNDHEKVELTALRYAFTVVANITVYGAAWLLLRLQGSPHTDVARDVRDQLGVQDVRVFQNLSLLVVGVGAIFSLLFHVGTREGRRPRAEEPDEHSPLLAPPTAQPLLLWKHWLREPAFYQVGLLYMSTRLIVNLSQTYIAMYLTYSLNLPKKFIATIPLVMYVSGFCSSFLMKPVNKCIGRNLTYFAGLLVILAFAAWVALADRLGVAVYVAAVLLGTGCATILVTSLAMTADLIGPHTHSGAFVYGAMSFSDKVANGLAVMAIQSLHPCSGPRSLTLTPSPHGRGPVHMNSTGHAQLPSLPPILTWL, encoded by the exons ATGGGCCCGGGGCCCCCAGCAGCCGGAGCGGGGGCGCCCCCGCGGCCACTGTCCCTGGCCGCTCGGCTGAGCTACGCCGTGGGCCACTTCCTCAACGACCTGTGCGCGTCCATGTGGTTCACCTACCTGCTGCTCTACCTGCACTCGGTGCGCGCTTACAGCTCCCGCGGCGCgggcctgctgctgctgctcggCCAGGTGGCCGACGGGCTGTGTACGCCCCTCGTGGGCTACGAGGCCGACCGCGCCGCCGGCCGCTGCGCCCGCTGCGGCCCTCGGAAGGCTTGGCACCTGGTCG GCACCGTCTGTGTCCTGCTGTCCTTCCCCTTCATCTTCAGCCCGTGCCTGGGCTGCGGGGCGGGTACCCCGGAGTGGGCCGCCCTCCTCTACTACGGGCCCTTCATCGTGATCTTCCAGTTCGGCTGGGCCGCCACGCAGATCGCCCACCTCAGCCTCATCCCGGAGCTCGTCACCAACGACCACGAGAAGGTGGAGCTCACGGCCCTCAG GTACGCCTTCACCGTGGTGGCCAACATCACCGTGTACGgtgccgcctggctgctgctccGCCTGCAGGGCTCCCCGCACACGGACGTGGCCCGGGACGTCCGCGACCAGCTGGGCGTCCAAGACGTGCGGGTGTTCCAG AACCTGTCCCTGCTGGTGGTCGGAGTGGGAGCCATCTTCTCGCTGCTGTTCCACGTGGGCACGAGGGAAGGGCGCCGGCCGCGGGCGGAGGAGCCCGACGAGCACAGCCCGCTGCTGGCCCCGCCCACCGCCCAGCCCCTGCTGCTCTGGAAACACTGGCTGCGGGAGCCCGCCTTCTATCAG GTGGGCCTGCTGTACATGAGCACGAGGCTCATCGTGAACCTGTCCCAGACGTACATAGCCATGTACCTCACCTACTCGCTCAACCTGCCCAAG AAGTTCATCGCCACCATCCCGCTGGTGATGTACGTCAGCGGATTCTGCTCGTCCTTCCTCATGAAGCCGGTCAACAAGTGCATCGGGAGGAAC CTGACCTACTTCGCGGGCCTCCTGGTGATCCTGGCCTTCGCCGCCTGGGTGGCGCTGGCAGACAGGCTCGGCGTGGCCGTGTACGTAGCCGCCGTGCTGCTGGGCACGGGCTGTGCCACGATCCTCGTCACCTCGCTGGCCATGACGGCCGACCTCATCGGCCCCCACACG CACAGCGGAGCCTTCGTGTATGGTGCCATGAGCTTCTCGGATAAGGTGGCCAACGGGCTGGCGGTCATGGCCATCCAGAGCCTGCATCCCTGCTC GGGACCCCGGAGCCTAACCCTGACACCGTCCCCCCACGGTCGCGGTCCTGTGCACATGAACTCTACAGGCCATGCCCAgctcccatccctgccccccatcctCACCTGGCTGTGA